From a region of the Vagococcus coleopterorum genome:
- a CDS encoding MDR family MFS transporter, which yields MGVKKRETNVKVVTLTVFIAIFMTAIEATIVSTAMPTIAGQLKGGEIMSWVFSIYLLTNAMMTPIYGKLVDRVGRKPVFLFGIVVFIIGSSLCGLSGSMLQLIIFRAIQGIGAGAIMPVAMTIIADIYPLDKRAKILGLSSAFWGIASVVGPLCGGFIVDTIGWHWIFFVNVPIGILLVILTMVFLVEPKSEHKKQPVDYAGSLTLMLLLLALLYGFQTLSEPGGASLATYLCFAAVLIFGLLFVKIERKATDPVISLDLFANKTFMIINLIAALVSGFLMGVDVYIPMWMQGVLGLPAALGGMALAPLSFTWVIGSFVAGRLLEKTTTKRALTIGLSIIIIGGIALARVPVTTPFWIFCIISAWTGIGLGITITSTTVKAQSSVDADSIGVATSFNTLCRTLGQTIMISIFGVVLNNHYNKEIAAQSALGLKRDMIDQLSDHESFSQLAADVVEPLRNILYTGLHNVYFVGIILLIVAFIFNQFQKSEHLLK from the coding sequence ATGGGAGTAAAGAAAAGAGAAACAAATGTTAAAGTAGTGACTTTAACAGTATTTATAGCAATCTTTATGACAGCAATCGAAGCAACGATTGTATCAACAGCTATGCCAACAATTGCTGGTCAGTTAAAAGGCGGAGAAATAATGAGTTGGGTCTTCTCGATTTATTTATTAACAAATGCTATGATGACTCCAATTTACGGAAAATTAGTTGATAGGGTAGGGCGTAAGCCTGTTTTCCTATTTGGAATTGTTGTTTTTATTATTGGTTCATCACTGTGTGGGTTATCAGGAAGCATGTTGCAGTTAATTATTTTTAGAGCGATCCAAGGGATTGGTGCGGGGGCAATTATGCCTGTTGCAATGACAATTATTGCAGATATTTATCCATTAGATAAACGTGCTAAAATTTTAGGTTTAAGTAGTGCTTTTTGGGGAATTGCTAGTGTAGTTGGTCCGCTATGTGGTGGATTTATTGTAGATACCATCGGATGGCATTGGATTTTCTTTGTAAATGTTCCAATTGGCATTTTATTGGTTATTCTAACAATGGTATTTTTGGTAGAACCTAAAAGTGAACATAAAAAACAACCAGTGGATTATGCTGGTTCATTAACATTAATGTTGTTATTGTTAGCTCTTTTATATGGTTTCCAGACATTAAGCGAACCTGGTGGAGCAAGCTTGGCTACTTACTTATGTTTTGCAGCAGTTTTAATTTTTGGTTTGCTCTTTGTAAAAATTGAAAGAAAAGCCACTGATCCAGTTATTTCATTAGACTTATTCGCGAATAAAACATTTATGATTATTAATTTAATTGCTGCCTTAGTGAGTGGGTTCTTAATGGGAGTAGATGTTTATATTCCAATGTGGATGCAAGGAGTTCTTGGTTTGCCGGCTGCTTTAGGTGGAATGGCGTTAGCTCCATTATCTTTCACATGGGTTATCGGATCATTTGTAGCGGGACGACTTCTTGAAAAAACAACGACAAAACGCGCCTTAACCATTGGATTAAGTATTATTATTATTGGTGGGATTGCTTTAGCCAGAGTACCAGTGACCACACCATTTTGGATTTTTTGTATCATTTCTGCCTGGACAGGTATTGGGTTAGGTATTACGATTACCTCAACAACAGTTAAAGCGCAAAGTAGTGTTGATGCTGATAGTATTGGGGTAGCTACGTCCTTTAATACGTTATGTAGAACTCTTGGACAAACGATTATGATTTCTATTTTTGGAGTGGTTTTAAATAATCATTACAATAAAGAAATTGCCGCTCAATCTGCACTAGGTTTAAAACGAGATATGATTGATCAACTTTCTGATCATGAATCATTTAGCCAATTAGCTGCAGATGTAGTAGAACCCTTAAGGAATATTTTGTACACGGGATTACACAATGTTTACTTTGTGGGAATTATTTTGTTAATAGTAGCTTTTATTTTTAACCAATTCCAAAAATCTGAACATTTATTAAAATAA
- the lysS gene encoding lysine--tRNA ligase, with product MEENQVTEEVNAQQEMNDQLIVRREKMAAMQAEGLDPFGQRFERTHNSKELVEAYGELSKEELAEKELTATVAGRMMTKRGKGKVGFAHLQDREGQIQVYVRKDAVGEEEYELFKQADLGDFIGVTGTIMKTDMGELTIKPTSLTFLTKALRPLPDKYHGLQNVEQRYRQRYLDLISNRESFDTFVKRSQIIKEMRNYLNDNGYLEVETPTLHNMAGGAAARPFITHHNALDMELYLRIALELHLKRLIVGGMEKVYEIGRVFRNEGIDTTHNPEFTMMEVYTAYADYRDIMDLTEGIIQHVAEKVNNSLTVEYGEQTIDLGGKWARIHMVDAIKEKTGVDFWQEMTDEEARSIAKEHNVHVEKHMDFGHVVNEFFEEFVEDTLVQPTFIYGHPTSVSPLSKKNPEDGRFTDRFEVFIVGKEYGNAFTELNDPIDQRERFEAQAREKDLGNDEAHGVDNDFIEALEYGMPPTGGLGIGIDRLVMLLTNSQSIRDVLLFPTMR from the coding sequence ATGGAGGAAAACCAAGTGACTGAGGAAGTAAATGCGCAACAAGAAATGAATGACCAATTGATTGTTAGACGTGAAAAAATGGCAGCGATGCAAGCTGAAGGTTTGGACCCGTTTGGCCAACGATTTGAAAGAACTCATAATTCGAAAGAATTAGTTGAGGCGTATGGCGAGTTATCAAAAGAAGAACTGGCAGAAAAAGAATTAACTGCGACGGTAGCGGGTCGTATGATGACTAAACGTGGTAAAGGTAAAGTTGGATTTGCTCATTTGCAAGATCGCGAAGGACAAATTCAAGTTTATGTACGTAAAGATGCAGTTGGAGAAGAAGAGTACGAATTATTCAAACAAGCGGATTTAGGTGACTTTATCGGCGTGACTGGGACAATTATGAAAACAGATATGGGTGAGTTGACAATTAAACCAACAAGCTTAACTTTCTTGACGAAAGCTTTACGTCCGTTACCTGATAAATATCATGGCTTGCAGAATGTTGAACAACGTTACCGTCAGCGTTATTTAGATTTGATTAGTAATCGTGAAAGTTTTGATACATTTGTTAAGCGTAGTCAAATTATCAAAGAGATGCGCAACTATTTAAATGATAACGGTTATTTAGAAGTTGAGACACCAACATTACATAATATGGCTGGTGGAGCTGCAGCTCGTCCGTTCATCACTCATCATAATGCTTTGGATATGGAATTGTACTTACGTATTGCCTTAGAATTACATTTGAAACGATTAATCGTTGGTGGAATGGAAAAAGTATATGAAATTGGCCGTGTATTCCGTAACGAAGGAATTGATACAACGCATAATCCTGAATTTACAATGATGGAAGTTTATACTGCGTATGCCGATTACAGAGATATCATGGACCTGACGGAAGGGATCATTCAACATGTTGCTGAAAAAGTGAATAATAGCCTAACTGTCGAATACGGTGAACAAACTATCGATTTAGGTGGTAAGTGGGCACGAATTCATATGGTTGATGCAATAAAAGAGAAAACAGGTGTTGATTTCTGGCAAGAAATGACAGATGAAGAAGCTCGTTCAATTGCAAAAGAGCATAACGTACATGTTGAAAAACATATGGATTTTGGTCATGTTGTAAATGAGTTCTTTGAAGAGTTTGTTGAAGATACGTTAGTTCAACCGACATTTATTTATGGACATCCAACATCAGTTTCTCCATTATCTAAGAAGAATCCTGAAGATGGACGTTTCACTGACCGTTTTGAAGTGTTTATCGTAGGTAAAGAATATGGTAATGCCTTCACTGAGTTGAACGACCCGATTGATCAAAGAGAACGCTTTGAAGCCCAGGCTCGTGAAAAAGATCTTGGTAATGATGAAGCCCATGGGGTTGATAACGACTTTATCGAAGCGCTAGAATATGGTATGCCACCAACGGGTGGTTTGGGTATCGGAATCGATCGCCTAGTGATGTTGTTAACAAATTCTCAATCAATTCGCGATGTTTTATTATTCCCTACAATGAGATAA
- the hslO gene encoding Hsp33 family molecular chaperone HslO: MEDHLLKAICFDGQIRAFAVNATKAVGEAQKRHDSWNTATAALGRTMVGSIMLGAMNKGEDTITVRIQGDGPAGQIIVGANGRGDVKGYMQNPQVAIPLNAVGKIDVRGAVGTTGSLSVTKDLGLKEAFSGQVPLVSGELGEDFTYYLANSEQVPSAVGLSVLVDTDDSVKAAGGFMIQVMPGATEETISTIEERIKEIPFVSRLIEEGESPEMILNRLLGEENVKILDKMPVQFKCDCSKEKFSAALISLGESELREMAGEDHGAEAVCHFCNNKYQFTEVELNDLINEMTTK, translated from the coding sequence ATGGAAGATCATTTGCTTAAAGCCATCTGTTTTGATGGTCAAATTAGAGCGTTTGCGGTTAATGCAACAAAAGCAGTTGGAGAAGCACAAAAAAGACATGATTCGTGGAACACGGCAACAGCGGCTTTAGGGCGTACTATGGTGGGTTCGATAATGTTAGGCGCGATGAATAAAGGCGAGGATACAATTACAGTTCGTATTCAAGGAGATGGCCCTGCTGGTCAAATTATTGTAGGAGCTAACGGTCGTGGAGATGTTAAGGGGTATATGCAAAATCCTCAAGTTGCCATTCCTCTAAATGCTGTAGGTAAGATAGATGTTCGAGGGGCTGTCGGTACAACTGGGAGTCTGAGCGTTACGAAAGATTTGGGTTTGAAAGAAGCATTTTCCGGACAAGTGCCACTTGTTTCGGGAGAATTAGGTGAAGATTTCACCTATTATTTAGCTAATTCAGAACAAGTTCCGTCGGCTGTTGGTCTAAGTGTTTTAGTTGATACGGACGATTCTGTTAAAGCAGCAGGTGGATTTATGATACAAGTGATGCCGGGTGCGACTGAAGAAACGATTTCTACTATAGAAGAAAGAATCAAAGAAATCCCGTTTGTATCTCGTTTGATCGAGGAAGGTGAATCGCCAGAAATGATTTTGAATCGTTTGTTAGGTGAAGAAAACGTTAAAATTCTTGATAAAATGCCAGTACAATTCAAATGTGATTGCTCGAAAGAGAAGTTTTCGGCTGCTTTGATTTCTTTAGGTGAATCTGAGTTAAGAGAGATGGCTGGAGAGGACCATGGGGCGGAAGCTGTGTGTCATTTCTGTAATAATAAATATCAGTTTACAGAAGTGGAATTAAACGATTTAATAAATGAAATGACTACTAAATAA
- the ftsH gene encoding ATP-dependent zinc metalloprotease FtsH: MNKMKTNKNKNPMYYFLLVLAMAMVVFFVFGDNKNPGSEINYSKFSEELKGEKIKELTIEPVSGAYRISGTFFDKQKVEDKGLAIFGSTAMPNDRFTTLVLPNDATLAEITKNAESSKTKVHIKEESSNGMWLGALLSFLPIILMGFFLFMMMSQGQQGGGGRGVMNFGKSKAKEADKSASKVRFSDVAGAEEEKQELVEVVEFLKDPRRFAALGARIPAGVLLEGPPGTGKTLLAKAVAGEAGVPFYSISGSDFVEMFVGVGASRVRDLFENAKKTAPSIIFIDEIDAVGRQRGAGMGGGHDEREQTLNQLLVEMDGFGGNEGVIVIAATNRSDVLDPALLRPGRFDRQILVGRPDVKGREAILKVHAKNKPFDPEVDLKVVAQQTPGFAGADLENVLNEAALVAARRNKKVIDASDIDEAQDRVIAGPAKKDRVISQRQRELVAYHEAGHTICGLVLDDANTVHKVTIVPRGRAGGYMIALPKEDQFLITRNEMFERIVGLLGGRTAEEITFGVQTTGASNDFEQATGLARSMVTEYGMSEKLGPVQYEGNHQVFVGRDYGQSKAFSDQVAYEIDQEVRAILSEAHEKAREIIEEHKDTHKLIAEKLLEFETLDARSIKSLFETGEMPADVIENEAKDEEAKSFEESKKSLEEKDAEATEVSEVPKRNEGIVSDDTKNVEQTSTED, from the coding sequence ATGAATAAAATGAAGACAAACAAAAACAAAAATCCAATGTATTATTTCTTGCTTGTTCTAGCAATGGCGATGGTTGTGTTTTTTGTTTTTGGTGACAACAAAAACCCAGGGTCAGAAATCAATTACTCTAAGTTTTCTGAAGAGTTAAAGGGAGAAAAGATTAAAGAGTTAACGATTGAGCCGGTTAGTGGTGCCTATCGTATTTCGGGTACATTCTTCGATAAGCAAAAAGTCGAGGATAAAGGACTGGCTATCTTCGGTTCCACAGCAATGCCGAACGATCGATTTACAACGCTTGTTTTGCCGAACGACGCAACTTTAGCTGAGATTACTAAAAATGCAGAAAGTTCAAAAACAAAAGTGCATATTAAAGAAGAATCAAGCAATGGGATGTGGTTAGGGGCGTTACTTTCGTTCTTACCTATCATTTTAATGGGCTTCTTCTTATTCATGATGATGAGTCAAGGTCAACAAGGTGGTGGCGGACGCGGAGTGATGAACTTCGGTAAGTCTAAAGCTAAAGAAGCAGATAAGAGTGCTTCAAAAGTTCGCTTCTCTGATGTTGCAGGTGCAGAAGAAGAGAAACAAGAATTAGTTGAAGTAGTTGAGTTCTTAAAAGATCCTCGTCGATTTGCAGCGTTGGGCGCACGAATTCCAGCGGGTGTGCTACTTGAGGGCCCTCCCGGAACAGGTAAAACGTTATTAGCTAAAGCAGTTGCGGGTGAAGCGGGTGTTCCGTTCTACTCGATTTCAGGTTCTGATTTCGTCGAAATGTTTGTCGGTGTTGGTGCGAGCCGTGTTCGTGACTTGTTTGAAAATGCTAAGAAAACAGCGCCATCAATCATTTTCATTGATGAAATTGATGCTGTTGGTCGTCAACGTGGTGCCGGAATGGGTGGCGGACATGATGAACGTGAACAAACTTTAAACCAACTATTAGTTGAAATGGATGGTTTCGGTGGTAATGAAGGTGTGATCGTTATCGCTGCCACTAACCGTTCTGATGTATTGGACCCTGCGTTACTTCGTCCAGGTCGTTTTGACCGTCAGATTTTAGTTGGTCGTCCGGATGTTAAAGGTCGGGAAGCTATTTTGAAAGTACACGCTAAAAATAAACCGTTTGATCCTGAGGTTGATTTAAAAGTTGTTGCACAACAAACACCAGGTTTTGCGGGTGCTGATTTAGAAAATGTTTTAAATGAAGCAGCTTTAGTAGCGGCTCGTCGTAATAAAAAAGTAATCGATGCTTCAGATATCGATGAAGCACAAGACCGTGTTATTGCTGGTCCGGCTAAGAAAGATCGAGTTATTAGCCAACGCCAACGTGAATTGGTAGCTTACCATGAAGCGGGTCACACGATTTGTGGATTAGTTCTTGATGATGCTAATACAGTTCATAAAGTAACGATTGTTCCCCGTGGTCGAGCGGGTGGTTACATGATTGCTCTTCCTAAAGAGGATCAATTCTTGATTACTCGTAATGAAATGTTTGAACGCATTGTTGGTTTGTTAGGTGGACGTACAGCTGAAGAAATTACTTTTGGCGTACAAACAACTGGAGCTAGCAATGACTTCGAACAAGCAACTGGTTTAGCTCGTAGTATGGTTACTGAATATGGGATGAGTGAAAAATTAGGACCAGTTCAATACGAAGGGAATCACCAAGTGTTTGTCGGCCGTGATTATGGTCAATCAAAAGCGTTCTCTGATCAAGTTGCTTATGAAATCGATCAAGAAGTTCGTGCAATTTTAAGTGAAGCCCATGAGAAGGCTCGTGAAATTATTGAAGAACACAAAGATACCCACAAATTAATTGCAGAAAAATTACTTGAGTTTGAAACGTTAGATGCGCGTAGTATCAAATCGTTATTTGAAACAGGTGAAATGCCTGCTGATGTCATCGAAAATGAAGCGAAAGATGAAGAAGCAAAATCTTTTGAAGAATCTAAAAAATCGTTAGAAGAAAAAGATGCTGAAGCAACTGAGGTTTCTGAAGTTCCTAAACGTAATGAAGGAATTGTTTCAGATGATACAAAAAATGTAGAACAAACATCAACAGAAGATTAA
- the dusB gene encoding tRNA dihydrouridine synthase DusB, with product MWKIGDIEIPNPVVVAPMAGISNAAFRVTVKEFGAGLVVCEMISDKGIQFRNKKTLEMLHIEDNEYPLSVQIMGGGKDTLVEAAKFVEENTDAAIIDINMGCPVNKVIKAEAGAKWLLDPDKVYEMVEAVSSAVDVPVTVKMRTGWDDDHLFAIQNALAAEKAGAAALAMHGRTRVQMYEGKANWDILRDVQEQLTIPFMGNGDVRTPQDAKRMLDEVGVDGVMIGRAALGNPWMIYQTKHYLETGELLPEPTPREKIATAKIHLQRLVDLKGEMIAAREFRQHAAYYLKGIPRAAKTKVAVNLATTQAEMIEILDGFVDMIETKSIHR from the coding sequence ATGTGGAAAATTGGAGATATAGAGATTCCTAATCCAGTGGTGGTTGCACCGATGGCGGGTATTAGTAATGCTGCTTTTCGTGTGACTGTTAAAGAGTTTGGTGCGGGGTTAGTTGTCTGTGAAATGATCAGTGATAAAGGGATTCAGTTTCGTAATAAAAAAACTTTGGAAATGCTTCATATCGAAGATAATGAATACCCGTTGAGCGTTCAAATTATGGGTGGCGGGAAAGATACATTAGTAGAAGCTGCTAAGTTTGTTGAAGAGAATACAGATGCAGCTATTATTGATATTAATATGGGGTGCCCAGTTAACAAAGTGATCAAAGCAGAAGCTGGAGCAAAGTGGTTGCTTGACCCTGACAAAGTTTACGAAATGGTAGAAGCTGTATCATCTGCTGTAGATGTTCCTGTAACGGTAAAAATGAGAACGGGATGGGATGATGACCATTTGTTCGCTATTCAGAATGCGTTGGCAGCAGAAAAAGCCGGGGCAGCTGCATTAGCTATGCACGGTCGGACTCGTGTTCAAATGTATGAAGGAAAAGCTAATTGGGATATTCTTCGCGATGTTCAAGAGCAATTGACGATTCCGTTTATGGGTAACGGTGATGTACGTACTCCGCAAGATGCTAAACGTATGTTAGACGAAGTAGGCGTTGATGGTGTGATGATTGGGCGTGCGGCTTTGGGAAATCCGTGGATGATTTATCAAACAAAACACTATCTTGAAACGGGAGAATTATTGCCTGAACCAACACCAAGGGAAAAAATAGCCACAGCTAAAATCCACTTGCAACGTTTAGTGGATCTGAAAGGCGAAATGATTGCGGCGCGTGAATTTAGACAACATGCGGCATATTATTTGAAAGGAATTCCTCGTGCAGCTAAAACGAAAGTAGCGGTTAACTTAGCGACGACACAAGCTGAAATGATTGAGATATTAGATGGTTTTGTCGATATGATTGAAACGAAGTCCATTCATAGATAG
- the hpt gene encoding hypoxanthine phosphoribosyltransferase: protein MLEKDIERVFYSQEEIAEVTKKLGKKITADFAGKEPLVIGILKGAVPFMADLVKEVDVRLEMDFMDVSSYGNAMVSSGEVKIVKDLDTNVAGRDILIVEDIIDSGRTLKYLVDLFKYRQAKSVKLVTLFDKPEGRVVDIEPDYFGYLVPNEFIVGYGLDYQEQYRNLPFVGVLKPEIYENN from the coding sequence ATGCTAGAAAAAGATATCGAACGCGTTTTTTATTCTCAAGAAGAAATTGCAGAAGTGACAAAAAAATTAGGTAAAAAAATTACAGCTGATTTCGCAGGAAAAGAACCTCTTGTTATCGGGATTTTAAAAGGTGCAGTTCCTTTTATGGCTGATTTAGTTAAAGAAGTAGATGTTCGTTTAGAAATGGACTTTATGGATGTTTCTAGCTATGGAAATGCAATGGTTTCATCAGGTGAAGTTAAGATTGTCAAAGATTTAGATACGAATGTGGCTGGACGTGATATTTTAATCGTTGAAGATATCATTGATAGTGGTCGCACATTGAAGTATTTAGTTGATTTATTTAAATATCGTCAAGCTAAGTCTGTTAAACTTGTGACGTTATTCGACAAACCAGAGGGGCGTGTCGTTGATATTGAACCGGATTATTTCGGTTATTTGGTTCCGAATGAATTTATTGTTGGGTATGGTTTGGATTATCAAGAGCAATATCGTAACCTTCCTTTTGTAGGAGTATTAAAACCAGAAATTTATGAAAATAACTAA
- the tilS gene encoding tRNA lysidine(34) synthetase TilS: MNAEFNKRCAMLVVQPVETIIVAVSGGVDSIVLLDLSREYADQTNKKVVVAHFNHKLRPESDEEEKWLKNYCENKGLEFVSDVWVGPKPKKNIESQARKVRYDFFKKVYDSYPSPVLVTGHHKNDLAETILMKLTSGSRFKNLVGIKGRNELDGMLVVRPMLDFTKNQLYIYAEANHLKYFEDTTNTDTRYKRNRMRHKIVPSFLDENPRFLNQMAKFSKEVTFAADIIDKHIEVISEKVISEKEMGWEIDLVSFLTLAESERHFVLESLFQDALIESGSRVTDRQVEAIEKMLASHRPNGRVDLENDWQFIKSYGIASLTKVKASDMPPVNVLITSKVESIGLPNGKLIISSIADSEACAKGDHEFELELKKEQFPLVVRNWQHGDRIVFNQEGQRKKVSRILIDKKIPRERRSDFLVLIDNKKEILSLFLGEESYLSIGSETDKIHYRLTYFSEE, from the coding sequence GTGAATGCTGAATTCAATAAACGTTGTGCGATGTTGGTAGTTCAACCTGTTGAAACAATAATAGTTGCTGTGTCTGGTGGAGTAGATTCAATAGTTTTGTTGGATTTATCTCGAGAGTACGCTGACCAAACAAATAAAAAAGTTGTCGTGGCACATTTTAATCATAAGTTGAGACCTGAATCTGATGAAGAAGAAAAGTGGTTGAAAAATTACTGCGAAAATAAGGGGTTGGAGTTTGTTTCAGACGTCTGGGTTGGTCCCAAACCGAAGAAAAATATAGAATCTCAAGCCAGAAAAGTTCGATATGACTTTTTTAAAAAAGTTTATGATAGCTACCCTAGTCCTGTTTTGGTGACAGGGCATCATAAAAATGATTTGGCGGAAACAATATTAATGAAGCTGACTTCCGGCAGTCGGTTTAAAAACTTAGTCGGTATTAAAGGTCGAAATGAACTGGATGGTATGTTGGTTGTTAGACCTATGTTGGATTTTACTAAAAATCAGTTATACATTTACGCTGAAGCCAATCATCTAAAATACTTTGAGGATACGACCAATACAGATACCCGATATAAAAGAAATCGTATGCGGCATAAAATTGTTCCGTCTTTTTTGGACGAGAACCCTAGGTTTTTAAATCAAATGGCGAAGTTCTCTAAAGAAGTAACATTCGCTGCGGATATTATTGATAAGCATATAGAGGTTATTTCAGAAAAGGTTATTTCAGAAAAAGAAATGGGATGGGAAATCGATTTGGTAAGTTTTTTAACTCTAGCAGAATCAGAGAGGCATTTTGTGTTAGAGTCTCTTTTTCAAGATGCGCTGATTGAATCAGGAAGTCGGGTTACTGATAGGCAAGTAGAAGCTATCGAAAAAATGTTAGCCAGCCACCGACCTAACGGAAGGGTCGACTTAGAAAATGATTGGCAATTTATTAAGAGTTATGGGATTGCCAGTTTAACTAAAGTGAAAGCATCTGACATGCCCCCGGTTAATGTGTTGATAACTTCGAAGGTTGAAAGCATTGGTCTTCCGAATGGTAAATTAATAATTTCAAGCATTGCAGATAGCGAGGCTTGTGCAAAAGGGGATCACGAATTTGAATTGGAGTTGAAAAAGGAACAGTTTCCGTTGGTTGTCAGAAATTGGCAGCATGGCGATCGAATAGTATTCAATCAAGAAGGTCAACGTAAAAAAGTGAGTCGGATACTAATAGATAAGAAAATACCCCGAGAAAGACGCTCTGATTTTCTAGTTTTGATAGATAATAAGAAAGAAATATTAAGTCTTTTTTTAGGCGAGGAAAGTTATTTGAGTATTGGCTCAGAAACTGATAAAATACATTACAGGTTGACTTATTTCTCAGAAGAATAA
- a CDS encoding class I SAM-dependent methyltransferase, giving the protein MLIPSVKYSHTLLKEIIKPGDTVVDATVGNGFDTLFLAELVGTDGTVIGFDIQAQAIETTLMKLKDTQLDKQVSLYQQGHETVSSVISKEDKIKAAIFNLGYLPKADKNIITQGPTTIQAIETLMEHLTPLGRIIIVVYYGHQGGPEEKNQVMEFVKTIPQSHFNVLSYQFINQKNQPPILLAIEKKAKVNAP; this is encoded by the coding sequence ATGCTGATTCCCTCCGTTAAATACAGCCACACTCTTCTAAAAGAAATTATTAAACCCGGTGATACTGTTGTTGATGCAACTGTCGGAAACGGATTCGACACCCTATTCTTAGCTGAATTAGTCGGGACAGATGGGACTGTGATTGGTTTCGACATTCAAGCACAAGCCATTGAAACGACTCTTATGAAACTAAAAGATACCCAGTTAGATAAGCAAGTCAGCCTATATCAACAAGGTCATGAAACAGTTTCTTCAGTTATATCTAAGGAAGATAAAATAAAGGCAGCTATCTTCAATCTTGGCTATTTGCCAAAGGCCGATAAAAATATTATTACGCAAGGACCAACAACAATTCAAGCCATTGAAACCTTAATGGAACACTTAACACCACTAGGTAGAATTATTATTGTTGTTTATTATGGTCATCAAGGTGGCCCCGAAGAAAAGAACCAAGTAATGGAATTTGTAAAAACGATTCCTCAATCTCACTTTAATGTTTTATCTTATCAATTTATCAATCAAAAAAACCAGCCGCCTATTTTATTAGCAATCGAAAAAAAAGCAAAGGTCAATGCTCCTTAG
- the metK gene encoding methionine adenosyltransferase, giving the protein MKEKLLFTSESVSEGHPDKVADQISDAILDALLEQDPMARVACETSVTTGLVLVFGEITTSAYVDIQKVVRDTIKEIGYTKGKYGFDGDNCAVMVALDEQSVDIALGVDEALESRSESDQKDIGAGDQGLMFGYACDETEELMPLAISLSHKLTKALADIRKSGKLEYLGPDAKSQVTVEYTEDGKPLRVDTVVISSQHDEDVTLEQIQNDIKNKVILDVIPSELLDEETKYFINPTGRFVIGGPQGDSGLTGRKIIVDTYGGYARHGGGAFSGKDATKVDRSASYAARYIAKNIVAAGWASKCEVQLAYAIGVAQPVSISIETFGTETVDKDLIIKAVRKNFDLRPAGIIDMLDLRKPVYRKTAAYGHFGRTDADFTWEKTDKVDALKESLAE; this is encoded by the coding sequence ATGAAAGAAAAATTATTATTTACATCAGAATCAGTGTCAGAGGGGCATCCAGATAAGGTTGCAGATCAGATAAGTGATGCGATTTTAGATGCATTGTTGGAACAGGATCCAATGGCTCGTGTAGCTTGTGAAACTTCTGTTACGACTGGTTTAGTTTTAGTCTTTGGAGAAATTACAACGTCTGCTTATGTTGATATCCAAAAAGTAGTTCGTGACACAATCAAAGAAATTGGTTATACGAAAGGGAAGTATGGTTTTGATGGTGACAACTGTGCTGTTATGGTTGCACTAGATGAACAATCTGTTGATATTGCCTTGGGAGTTGACGAGGCATTAGAATCAAGGTCTGAATCAGATCAAAAAGATATCGGTGCTGGAGACCAAGGTTTAATGTTTGGTTATGCTTGCGATGAAACTGAGGAATTAATGCCATTGGCAATTTCTTTAAGCCACAAACTAACAAAAGCGTTAGCTGACATTAGAAAGTCTGGCAAACTAGAGTATTTAGGACCAGATGCCAAATCACAAGTCACAGTTGAGTATACAGAAGATGGCAAACCATTACGTGTTGATACTGTAGTTATTAGTAGTCAGCATGATGAAGATGTTACTCTTGAACAAATTCAAAATGATATAAAGAATAAAGTTATCTTAGATGTGATTCCTTCAGAGCTGCTAGATGAAGAAACAAAATATTTTATTAATCCAACCGGACGATTCGTTATTGGTGGACCTCAAGGAGATTCAGGATTGACAGGTCGTAAAATCATTGTTGACACATATGGTGGATATGCTCGTCACGGTGGAGGTGCATTTTCTGGTAAGGATGCTACAAAGGTTGACCGTTCAGCAAGTTATGCTGCACGTTATATTGCTAAGAATATTGTTGCTGCAGGGTGGGCAAGTAAGTGCGAGGTGCAATTAGCTTATGCAATTGGTGTCGCACAACCAGTTTCAATTTCGATTGAAACATTTGGGACAGAAACAGTAGATAAAGATTTGATTATTAAAGCGGTTCGCAAGAATTTTGATTTACGTCCTGCTGGAATTATAGACATGTTGGATTTACGTAAACCTGTTTATCGTAAAACAGCAGCATATGGACATTTTGGTCGTACAGATGCAGACTTCACTTGGGAAAAGACTGATAAAGTTGATGCCTTAAAAGAGAGTTTAGCAGAGTAA